The Cellulomonas wangleii genome includes a region encoding these proteins:
- a CDS encoding sensor histidine kinase, with the protein MSWWDRLWRWEDTHRLGVDVTITVLLGLALAPASIAALGRRAPGLDAVFVSLCIVGVVVPLAWRRTHPTASVTTIYTCALLHVVAGFPVLPVDAVVPFALYSVALHGPRWAHRTALAGAMAGALLVGTWLALQYGRPAAALLTVFVASIFLVAWAFGLVRRARREHLEALVDRTERLEVERDQQAMIATAAERARIAREMHDIVAHSLSVVIAQADGGRYAAAHDTAAATRALGTIAETGRAALTDMRRLLGVLRETPGAAPGGAAPGILPPADERDAPAGTAAVATTTPQPAVEDVEALVAQMRASGMRVSFVRLGTPRHLPPGAGLTVYRIAQESLTNVLKHAGPDPGVTVMLQWHPAAVSLEVSDDGRGAAADADGLGQGLLGMRERATMFGGTVTAGPRPGGGYRVRATLPTPGARDAADGSDAAPAAHTTTPPRRTTQDPAGGTTP; encoded by the coding sequence ATGTCGTGGTGGGACCGCCTGTGGCGCTGGGAGGACACGCACCGCCTCGGTGTCGACGTCACGATCACCGTGCTGCTCGGGCTCGCGCTGGCGCCGGCGTCGATCGCCGCCCTCGGCAGGCGGGCACCGGGCCTGGACGCGGTGTTCGTGTCCCTGTGCATCGTGGGCGTCGTCGTGCCCCTCGCGTGGCGGCGCACCCACCCGACGGCATCGGTGACGACGATCTACACGTGCGCGCTGCTGCACGTCGTGGCCGGGTTCCCCGTGCTGCCCGTGGACGCCGTCGTGCCGTTCGCGCTCTACTCCGTCGCCCTGCACGGTCCGCGCTGGGCCCACCGCACCGCCCTGGCCGGCGCCATGGCGGGCGCACTCCTCGTCGGTACCTGGCTGGCCCTGCAGTACGGCCGGCCCGCAGCAGCCCTCCTCACGGTCTTCGTCGCCAGCATCTTCCTGGTCGCGTGGGCGTTCGGCCTGGTGCGGCGTGCCCGCCGTGAGCACCTGGAGGCGCTCGTCGACCGCACCGAGCGGCTCGAGGTGGAGCGTGACCAGCAGGCGATGATCGCCACCGCCGCGGAACGCGCCCGGATCGCGCGCGAGATGCACGACATCGTCGCCCACAGCCTGTCCGTGGTCATCGCGCAGGCCGACGGCGGCCGGTACGCGGCCGCGCACGACACGGCGGCGGCCACGCGCGCCCTCGGCACGATCGCGGAGACGGGGCGTGCGGCGCTCACCGACATGCGCCGGCTGCTGGGCGTGCTGCGCGAGACCCCGGGCGCCGCACCCGGTGGCGCCGCGCCGGGCATCCTGCCCCCGGCCGACGAGCGCGACGCCCCCGCGGGCACGGCAGCCGTCGCCACGACGACGCCGCAGCCCGCGGTCGAGGACGTCGAGGCGCTCGTGGCGCAGATGCGGGCCAGCGGCATGCGGGTGTCGTTCGTCCGCCTGGGCACGCCGCGGCACCTGCCGCCCGGCGCCGGCCTGACCGTCTACCGCATCGCGCAGGAGTCGCTGACCAACGTGCTCAAGCACGCGGGCCCCGACCCCGGCGTCACCGTCATGCTGCAGTGGCACCCCGCTGCCGTCTCGCTCGAGGTCAGCGACGACGGCCGGGGCGCCGCCGCCGACGCCGACGGGCTCGGCCAGGGACTGCTGGGCATGCGGGAGCGCGCCACGATGTTCGGCGGCACCGTCACGGCCGGGCCACGGCCCGGGGGTGGCTACCGTGTGCGCGCCACGCTGCCGACGCCGGGGGCGCGCGACGCCGCCGACGGGTCGGACGCCGCCCCCGCCGCGCACACCACGACCCCGCCTCGTCGCACCACCCAAGACCCAGCCGGAGGAACCACCCCGTGA